In the genome of Syntrophales bacterium, one region contains:
- the nadA gene encoding quinolinate synthase NadA, which yields MELIEKIKKLKVERNAVILAHNYQIDEVQDIADYVGDSLGLSIQASKTDADVIVFCGVYFMAETAKILSPQKTVLIPDPKAGCPMANMITAEQLRALKALHPGARVLCYVNTTAEVKAECDLACTSSNAVSLVREAFRDDEEIIFVPDKHLANYVSAQLGRAFITWKGFCPTHARILPEALEKQIELHPEAVVMVHPECSASVIALADQVLSTGGMCAHAREAAAEEFIVGTEVGILRRLRLENPGKKFYPASELAVCPNMKRTTLEKVLWSLEGMTHEVTVPYEVRERALGSIERMLNHR from the coding sequence ATGGAATTAATTGAAAAGATAAAGAAACTCAAGGTGGAACGAAACGCGGTAATCCTGGCGCACAACTACCAGATAGACGAGGTGCAGGATATTGCCGATTATGTGGGTGATTCCCTCGGCTTAAGCATCCAGGCCTCAAAGACGGATGCCGACGTGATCGTCTTCTGCGGCGTTTACTTCATGGCGGAAACGGCGAAGATCCTTTCACCTCAAAAGACGGTGCTTATTCCCGATCCCAAGGCAGGCTGTCCCATGGCGAACATGATTACCGCCGAACAACTCCGCGCTCTCAAGGCCCTGCATCCGGGAGCCAGGGTTTTATGTTATGTGAATACCACTGCGGAGGTAAAAGCCGAGTGCGATCTGGCCTGCACTTCCTCCAATGCCGTCTCGCTGGTGCGAGAAGCTTTCCGGGATGACGAGGAGATCATCTTCGTCCCCGACAAGCATCTGGCCAATTACGTTTCTGCGCAACTGGGGCGCGCGTTTATCACATGGAAGGGTTTTTGCCCGACGCATGCCCGCATTTTGCCGGAGGCTCTTGAGAAGCAGATAGAGCTCCATCCCGAGGCGGTGGTGATGGTGCATCCGGAATGCTCTGCTTCCGTGATTGCTTTGGCCGATCAGGTGCTTTCCACTGGCGGCATGTGCGCGCATGCCCGCGAAGCGGCGGCGGAGGAATTCATTGTCGGCACAGAAGTCGGCATTCTGCGCCGGCTGCGCCTGGAGAATCCCGGCAAGAAATTTTATCCCGCCTCGGAACTTGCCGTTTGTCCGAACATGAAACGCACCACGCTGGAGAAGGTGCTGTGGTCTCTGGAGGGGATGACGCACGAGGTTACTGTACCCTATGAGGTGCGGGAAAGGGCGCTCGGGAGTATCGAACGAATGCTGAACCACAGGTAA
- the nrfD gene encoding polysulfide reductase NrfD, whose translation MEAVQRFTELSRQVMGFIYPNEIDIQWSILIVVYPYITGLVAGAFILASLVKVFNVKELQPTYRLAMLTALAFMLIAPLPLQLHLGRPERSYEMFMTPNLTSAMAMFGFVYLWYLMLVLLLEIYFEYRRDMIVWSSETTGLRKWLLKLLSLFSTDISEKAVAFDKKTVKVITIIGIPSAFLLHGYVGFIFGSIKANPWWSSVMMPVVFLFSAIVSGIAMVMLLYMIVKPLLGGKIDMKCLDKVASFLFYAVIVDFSIEVLDFIHRLYESEESIKILSQLVSTKLFMSLVVLQILLGMLLPLFVLAVIKILKLQEEVRKLLYFVCGLLIQLGIFSTRWNVVIGGQLFSKSFRGLTTYKMEMMGIEGFLVALVLLIIPFVILSILLKLLPPWKKEELTGN comes from the coding sequence ATGGAAGCGGTCCAGCGTTTCACGGAACTTTCCAGGCAGGTGATGGGTTTTATCTACCCGAACGAAATCGACATTCAGTGGTCGATCCTGATTGTCGTCTATCCCTATATTACGGGGCTGGTGGCCGGGGCTTTCATTCTGGCCTCACTTGTCAAGGTCTTTAACGTGAAGGAGCTCCAGCCAACCTACCGCTTGGCAATGCTGACGGCGCTTGCGTTTATGCTGATCGCGCCGCTGCCTTTACAGCTCCACCTCGGCCGGCCGGAGCGCTCCTATGAGATGTTCATGACCCCTAATCTAACCTCGGCGATGGCGATGTTCGGTTTCGTTTACCTCTGGTATTTGATGCTCGTGCTTCTGCTGGAAATCTATTTTGAATACCGTCGGGATATGATCGTCTGGTCTTCCGAGACGACTGGTTTGAGAAAGTGGCTGCTGAAGCTCCTCTCCCTATTTTCGACCGACATCAGTGAAAAAGCTGTCGCCTTTGACAAGAAGACGGTAAAGGTCATTACAATCATCGGCATCCCATCAGCCTTTCTGCTCCACGGATATGTAGGCTTTATCTTCGGATCGATCAAGGCAAATCCCTGGTGGAGCAGCGTGATGATGCCGGTTGTTTTTCTCTTCTCGGCCATTGTCTCGGGAATTGCGATGGTGATGCTGCTCTATATGATTGTCAAGCCGCTTCTGGGCGGGAAGATTGACATGAAATGTCTCGACAAGGTGGCTTCCTTTCTGTTCTATGCAGTCATTGTTGACTTTTCGATCGAGGTGCTCGATTTCATCCACCGGCTTTATGAAAGCGAGGAGTCGATCAAGATCCTCTCCCAACTGGTATCGACTAAGCTTTTCATGAGCCTGGTGGTGCTCCAGATTCTGCTCGGCATGCTGCTCCCTCTTTTTGTCCTGGCGGTAATCAAGATATTGAAGCTACAAGAAGAGGTGCGGAAACTGCTTTATTTTGTTTGCGGATTGCTGATTCAGCTGGGGATCTTCAGCACCCGTTGGAATGTGGTGATCGGCGGACAACTGTTCTCTAAGAGTTTCCGGGGGTTGACTACCTATAAAATGGAAATGATGGGCATTGAAGGGTTTCTCGTTGCACTGGTTTTGCTGATCATTCCGTTTGTGATTCTTTCGATCCTTCTTAAGCTGCTGCCTCCGTGGAAGAAGGAAGAATTGACGGGCAATTAA
- the nifS gene encoding cysteine desulfurase NifS: MKSIYLDYAATTPADPAVVKAMLPYFTEHFGNPSSLHSFGQEAKRAVETARASVASLIGAQAGEIVFTSGGTESDNFALKGAVAARKEKGNHIITTVIEHHAVLETCHDLEQQGCRVTYLPVDRYGAVDPDAVKNAVTNKTILISIMHANNEVGTIQPLAEIGKIARANDIYFHTDAVQTFGHIPIDVNELNVDLLSASGHKLYGPKGVGIIYIRKGTRVEPFLRGGGQEKGRRSSTHNVPGIVGMGKASELSGKLLQEEAIVIGALRDKLIRGVLDNIDETKLNGHATQRLPNNVNITINYIEGEAMVMNLDIEGIACSSGSSCSSASSAASHVLVALGPLPSLPHGSLRFSLGKATTAEDIDTVLMILPRIVRNLRSLSPRYRKKEKLGK, from the coding sequence ATGAAATCGATATATCTAGATTATGCGGCGACTACGCCGGCAGACCCCGCGGTTGTCAAGGCGATGCTTCCGTATTTCACGGAACATTTCGGCAATCCCTCCAGTCTGCATTCTTTTGGGCAGGAGGCGAAAAGAGCGGTGGAGACGGCGCGCGCTTCCGTTGCTTCCCTGATCGGCGCTCAGGCTGGAGAGATAGTCTTCACCAGCGGCGGCACGGAAAGCGACAATTTTGCCCTGAAGGGCGCGGTGGCGGCGCGGAAGGAGAAGGGCAACCATATCATTACCACGGTGATCGAGCATCATGCGGTGCTGGAGACTTGCCATGACCTGGAACAGCAAGGATGCCGGGTTACCTACCTTCCGGTGGACAGGTATGGCGCTGTAGATCCAGATGCCGTAAAAAACGCCGTCACGAATAAAACAATCCTGATTTCAATTATGCACGCCAATAATGAGGTGGGCACGATACAGCCCCTCGCCGAAATTGGAAAAATCGCCCGGGCAAATGATATCTATTTTCACACCGATGCGGTGCAAACCTTTGGTCATATCCCCATTGACGTAAATGAACTGAACGTGGATTTATTGAGCGCATCTGGTCACAAACTGTACGGGCCAAAGGGGGTGGGAATCATCTATATCAGGAAGGGAACGAGAGTTGAGCCTTTCCTCCGCGGGGGCGGGCAGGAAAAAGGACGCCGTTCCTCCACGCACAATGTGCCGGGTATCGTGGGCATGGGCAAGGCTTCGGAACTGTCCGGGAAGCTCTTGCAGGAGGAGGCAATAGTCATTGGCGCTCTGCGCGACAAATTGATCAGGGGGGTGCTCGATAACATCGACGAAACAAAGCTGAACGGCCATGCGACGCAACGGCTCCCCAATAATGTAAATATCACGATTAATTACATTGAGGGGGAGGCGATGGTCATGAACCTCGATATCGAAGGGATCGCCTGTTCCAGTGGCTCCTCCTGTTCTTCAGCGAGCTCTGCGGCTTCTCATGTTCTTGTGGCGCTCGGCCCTCTGCCATCGCTTCCTCACGGTTCTCTCAGGTTTTCGCTGGGGAAGGCAACAACCGCGGAGGATATCGACACGGTGCTCATGATTTTGCCCCGCATCGTGAGGAATTTGCGTTCCCTGTCGCCGCGCTACCGGAAAAAGGAAAAACTGGGGAAATGA
- a CDS encoding Rrf2 family transcriptional regulator, producing MRISTRSRYGVRLMLVLARNYGKGYYYLKDIARGEGMSEKYLSQIAILLRDTGLLNSSRGARGGYTLTKAPAQITLKEIVDVLEGGTSLVDCVKDKSACARSPICASRDVWVLLGEKISEVLASINLEQLLRLKMDKIEDSLSPRI from the coding sequence ATGAGAATTTCCACAAGGTCTCGCTACGGCGTTAGGTTGATGCTCGTTCTTGCCCGCAACTATGGCAAGGGATATTATTATTTGAAGGATATTGCCCGCGGAGAAGGCATGTCGGAAAAATATTTAAGTCAGATTGCGATATTGCTCCGGGACACTGGTTTGTTAAATTCGAGTCGGGGGGCACGTGGCGGTTATACCCTGACAAAGGCTCCTGCGCAGATCACCCTTAAAGAAATTGTTGACGTTCTGGAAGGAGGTACGTCGCTTGTGGATTGCGTCAAGGATAAATCCGCCTGCGCCCGCTCGCCCATCTGCGCCAGCCGCGATGTCTGGGTGTTGCTTGGAGAAAAGATATCGGAGGTGCTTGCTTCCATTAATCTGGAGCAGTTGCTAAGGCTGAAGATGGATAAAATTGAAGATTCACTTTCTCCGCGCATATGA
- a CDS encoding DUF2339 domain-containing protein, with amino-acid sequence MNDRLSSLESTVEQVAKRLDELVLKVDALSKMVDLYGSLPVNTDATSPDDSLPDASEAMLSWVGRSSLLQRLSTMCFLLVIALILRTVTDSRVIDLPFGSLIGMSYAAILMFMGWRRYKRENQLAPVFTVCGTLLMFTIIVEAHAHFGILSSVSSYIMLILTGLGAATISYVYRVPAPIAIGNLGMCVSAAAIDYPSPYFPYLVIVLLTANLLGYFTARAHRYVWLRWILLLVTLFMITLWGIKLGMALRGDEGITRTLAQTWFLPLLTIFSSTYVITSLMGIIRTLPDKLNRFELVLPTINVVWAFALAQYVVSATGGGILILGALGAAVGFGHLAVAPWLANWDQKGAHGSNAFVFAGSLLLALALPVIADNTLLYLPVLAAVAFWTSVMSAKWGSGSARLTSYLLQIYASITIATALLSGGKPNSFLINVVSTAGIACLGLLQYRWLRNTTPPEESAFFSKIDKGDFSAVTVLLAALLSAFVLLRVILQKVTVTFFVPADVSNIIQGSQSVIINISAIVLMSIALANRSRELRNVAILLTTVGAINVFLYDLVLGYGIPLVLSVLSFGLATAVESVILKRWQRLPTPGRS; translated from the coding sequence ATGAACGACAGACTATCCTCTCTTGAATCCACCGTAGAACAGGTCGCCAAGCGGTTGGATGAACTGGTGCTGAAGGTGGATGCGCTTTCAAAAATGGTCGATCTTTACGGATCGCTACCGGTTAATACCGATGCGACGTCCCCGGATGACTCGCTCCCCGACGCATCGGAGGCGATGCTTTCATGGGTGGGCCGTTCCTCGCTTTTGCAGCGTCTTTCCACAATGTGTTTTCTTTTGGTCATCGCTCTGATTCTGCGCACCGTTACCGATAGCAGGGTGATAGACCTGCCCTTCGGTTCCCTCATCGGCATGAGTTACGCCGCCATTCTTATGTTTATGGGCTGGCGGAGATATAAGAGGGAAAACCAGCTGGCGCCCGTCTTCACCGTGTGCGGAACTTTATTGATGTTTACAATCATTGTTGAGGCGCATGCCCATTTTGGCATTCTTTCTTCTGTATCATCTTACATCATGCTGATTCTGACCGGTCTCGGCGCCGCGACAATCAGTTATGTCTATCGGGTTCCGGCTCCAATCGCCATAGGAAACCTCGGCATGTGCGTCTCGGCCGCGGCGATCGATTATCCCTCTCCTTATTTCCCCTACCTGGTGATTGTCCTTCTGACGGCCAATCTGTTGGGTTACTTTACGGCCCGAGCCCACCGGTATGTCTGGCTTCGCTGGATATTGCTGCTGGTTACACTTTTCATGATCACCCTCTGGGGAATCAAGCTGGGAATGGCGCTGCGGGGCGACGAAGGCATAACAAGGACACTGGCGCAGACCTGGTTCCTGCCGCTTTTGACCATTTTCTCGTCAACATACGTGATAACGTCATTAATGGGGATCATCAGAACCCTCCCGGACAAACTAAACAGATTTGAACTCGTGCTGCCCACCATCAATGTTGTCTGGGCATTCGCGCTGGCCCAGTACGTCGTGTCCGCCACGGGTGGCGGCATACTGATTCTCGGCGCCCTCGGGGCAGCCGTCGGATTCGGGCATCTGGCCGTAGCGCCCTGGCTGGCGAACTGGGATCAAAAAGGGGCGCACGGGAGCAATGCATTCGTTTTTGCCGGGTCGTTGTTGCTGGCGCTTGCCTTACCCGTAATTGCAGACAACACATTACTGTATCTGCCCGTATTGGCGGCGGTTGCGTTCTGGACATCGGTCATGTCGGCAAAATGGGGAAGCGGCAGCGCTCGCTTGACATCGTACCTTTTGCAGATTTACGCGAGTATAACAATCGCGACAGCGCTGCTCAGTGGGGGAAAGCCCAACTCATTTTTGATAAACGTAGTTTCCACAGCCGGAATCGCCTGTTTGGGGCTTTTGCAATACCGATGGTTGCGTAACACAACGCCGCCTGAGGAATCGGCCTTTTTTTCGAAGATCGACAAAGGCGATTTCAGCGCTGTAACGGTTTTGCTGGCCGCCCTGCTGAGCGCCTTTGTCTTGTTGCGGGTTATCCTTCAAAAAGTAACAGTCACGTTTTTTGTTCCTGCTGATGTGAGCAATATCATCCAGGGAAGCCAGTCGGTCATCATCAATATATCAGCCATTGTCCTGATGTCAATCGCGCTGGCAAATCGCAGCAGGGAATTGCGCAATGTGGCCATCCTGCTAACGACAGTCGGCGCCATCAATGTTTTTCTGTATGACCTTGTCCTTGGGTACGGCATACCGCTGGTTCTCAGCGTCCTCTCCTTCGGTCTTGCTACGGCGGTAGAATCGGTAATCTTGAAACGCTGGCAGCGTCTGCCAACGCCCGGCCGATCATAA
- the mnmA gene encoding tRNA 2-thiouridine(34) synthase MnmA: MMKKVLVAMSGGVDSSVAALLLKEGGYDVTGMTMCLGVADGGDSEKAKCCGSTAIEDARGICARLGIPHYVLDYSAHLEDKVIRKFVSEYSRGRTPNPCIDCNRYLKFGKLLATARSSGFDFLATGHYAEIGREGEAYFLKRPRDRMKDQTYFLYPIAPEALPSILFPLAPFTKDEVRMMARKADLPVAEKAESQDICFVKQKNYHFFFEGKGLMSKPGAIVDLAGKKLGEHRGVPFYTIGQRSGLGISSSSPLYVVSLDVESNRVVVGEKNDLYAKGLIAGDLNILVGDSHLPPVAEAKIRYRKKAARCALFLHEDKLKVIFEEAQESITPGQAVVCYQDDRVLAGGVIEEVLYGIN, from the coding sequence ATGATGAAGAAGGTTCTCGTAGCCATGAGCGGCGGAGTGGATTCATCCGTAGCGGCTTTATTGCTGAAGGAAGGCGGTTACGATGTTACGGGCATGACCATGTGCCTTGGCGTAGCCGACGGCGGCGACAGCGAGAAGGCAAAGTGCTGCGGGTCCACAGCCATTGAAGATGCCCGCGGGATATGTGCCAGACTTGGCATTCCTCATTACGTTCTGGATTATTCGGCGCACCTGGAGGATAAGGTCATCCGAAAGTTTGTCTCCGAATATAGTCGGGGCAGGACGCCGAATCCCTGCATCGATTGCAACCGTTATCTGAAATTCGGCAAGCTGCTGGCAACGGCGCGTTCTTCCGGATTCGACTTTCTGGCTACTGGGCATTACGCGGAAATCGGCAGGGAAGGGGAAGCGTATTTTTTGAAAAGGCCGCGGGACAGAATGAAGGATCAAACGTACTTTCTTTACCCAATTGCTCCGGAGGCGCTGCCGTCGATTCTGTTCCCTCTGGCGCCCTTTACCAAGGACGAGGTTCGCATGATGGCGCGCAAGGCCGATTTGCCAGTAGCGGAAAAAGCCGAAAGCCAGGACATCTGTTTTGTAAAGCAGAAGAATTACCATTTCTTCTTTGAGGGAAAGGGACTTATGAGCAAGCCGGGCGCAATTGTGGATTTGGCAGGGAAAAAATTGGGAGAACACAGGGGCGTCCCTTTTTATACGATAGGACAGAGAAGCGGGCTGGGGATCAGCAGTTCCTCTCCGTTGTATGTGGTGTCTCTGGATGTGGAGTCGAACAGGGTCGTCGTGGGAGAAAAAAATGACCTGTATGCAAAAGGCCTGATTGCCGGTGATTTGAATATCCTGGTCGGGGACAGCCATCTGCCGCCTGTGGCCGAGGCGAAGATCAGATACCGTAAAAAGGCGGCGCGCTGTGCGCTTTTCTTGCATGAGGACAAATTGAAAGTGATCTTTGAAGAAGCACAGGAGTCAATAACCCCTGGTCAAGCCGTGGTCTGTTATCAGGATGACCGCGTGCTGGCGGGAGGAGTAATCGAGGAGGTATTATATGGAATTAATTGA
- a CDS encoding O-acetylhomoserine aminocarboxypropyltransferase/cysteine synthase, translated as MAEEKNKLKVETLALHGGQEADPTTGSRAVPIYQTTSYQFKSTEHAASLFALKEFGNIYTRLMNPTNDVLEKRIALMEGGVGALAVASGQSAIALALLNIARAGDEIVSADNLYGGTYNLFHYTFARMGITVKFVKSNDLDAFQKAITPKTKAIYAESVGNPKLDIAELEGLAAVAHKNRIPFILDNTVSPYLLQPFNFGVDVIVYSATKFIGGHGTSLGGLIVDSGKFDWTQGDFPTITDPDPSYHGLEFVKALAPLGNLAFIVKARVGLLRDLGPAMSPFNAFLFLQGLETLHLRMPRHSENALAVASYLETHPQTAWVNYPGLDSSAEKTRAKKYLPHGCGAIIGFGIKGGAPVGKKFIEALHLISHLANIGDAKSLAIHPATTTHQQLTAEEQIATGVTPDFIRLSIGLEHIDDIKDDIAQALQKAAV; from the coding sequence GTGGCTGAAGAAAAAAATAAATTGAAGGTTGAAACCCTGGCGCTGCATGGCGGACAGGAAGCGGATCCGACAACCGGCTCCCGGGCTGTGCCGATTTATCAAACGACGTCTTACCAGTTCAAGAGTACCGAGCATGCGGCGAGTCTTTTCGCCCTGAAGGAATTCGGGAATATCTATACGCGGCTCATGAATCCCACAAACGATGTACTGGAAAAACGGATCGCCTTAATGGAAGGAGGCGTAGGGGCGCTGGCCGTAGCCAGCGGACAGTCCGCGATCGCGCTTGCCCTGCTCAATATCGCGCGTGCGGGCGACGAGATCGTCTCTGCCGATAACCTCTACGGCGGGACGTACAATCTCTTCCATTACACCTTTGCGCGGATGGGCATTACTGTGAAATTCGTTAAATCCAACGACCTGGATGCCTTTCAGAAGGCTATTACCCCGAAGACCAAGGCAATATATGCCGAATCCGTTGGGAACCCCAAGCTCGACATTGCCGAGCTGGAAGGCTTGGCGGCCGTGGCGCACAAGAACCGCATTCCTTTCATATTGGACAACACCGTTTCGCCCTACCTGCTGCAGCCCTTTAATTTCGGCGTTGATGTCATCGTCTATTCCGCCACAAAATTCATTGGCGGGCATGGCACATCACTGGGCGGTCTGATTGTTGATTCGGGAAAGTTCGACTGGACGCAGGGCGACTTTCCGACGATTACCGACCCCGATCCCAGCTATCATGGCCTTGAATTTGTCAAGGCTCTGGCGCCGCTGGGAAACCTCGCGTTTATTGTCAAGGCCCGGGTAGGGCTGCTTCGGGACCTGGGGCCGGCCATGTCGCCCTTCAATGCGTTTCTCTTCCTGCAAGGTTTGGAGACGCTGCATTTAAGGATGCCGCGCCATTCGGAAAACGCGTTGGCGGTGGCCTCTTATCTGGAGACGCATCCCCAGACAGCCTGGGTTAATTATCCCGGACTGGACTCGAGTGCGGAAAAAACACGGGCGAAGAAGTATCTTCCCCATGGCTGCGGCGCCATTATCGGCTTTGGAATCAAGGGAGGAGCGCCGGTCGGCAAGAAATTTATCGAGGCGCTCCATTTGATATCGCATTTGGCAAACATAGGGGATGCCAAGTCGCTTGCCATCCATCCGGCGACTACCACGCATCAGCAATTGACGGCGGAAGAACAGATAGCCACCGGGGTGACGCCTGATTTTATCCGTCTGTCCATTGGTCTCGAACACATTGACGACATCAAGGACGATATCGCACAGGCGCTGCAAAAAGCCGCCGTTTAA
- a CDS encoding NapC/NirT family cytochrome c: MSEKRKEILGYFFNIVSLIGMILAVVATSLIIVMLSMEIITGVESPYLGVLVYFIFPAMLIIGLLLVPIGAFRLRQQHRQAKPDTITPYPDIDLNDRHKRRLFVIFIFGTVLFVLIISIAALKGYHFTESAEFCGKLCHAVMTPEYSAWSTSPHARVRCVDCHIGPGAKWYVKAKISGLKQIYAVLAHTYSSPIETPVANLRPARDICERCHWPEKFYSGRQRIFYHYAADEKNTPREINMLINIGGTPKTPTAAGIHWHISSEVYYFARDNKRLDIPYVAVKEKNGSLTEYRQEDSPLTKEEELAKGQNRLMDCIDCHNRPTHIYRSPGQEMDENFVSSHIDPSLPFIKKVSVELLTKPYKTKDEGMTAIATGIEEYYAKNHPKLAGEKAAAIRQAVERVQDIYNRNFFPNMKVSWNTYPDHIGHFYTPGCFRCHDGKHKSAEGKVISKDCAICHTVLGQKQENIRPGTKVKEFIHPTDIGDSMTTMNCSDCHSAGGEDVPGGGGKGK; encoded by the coding sequence ATGTCTGAAAAACGGAAAGAAATACTCGGGTATTTCTTCAATATAGTCAGCCTGATTGGTATGATTCTGGCCGTGGTGGCTACCAGCCTGATCATTGTTATGCTGTCCATGGAAATAATTACCGGCGTGGAAAGCCCCTATTTGGGCGTACTCGTTTACTTTATCTTCCCCGCAATGCTGATTATAGGGTTGCTTCTTGTACCCATTGGCGCTTTCCGCCTAAGGCAACAGCATCGACAGGCGAAACCTGACACGATCACTCCCTACCCCGATATTGATTTGAACGACCGCCACAAGCGCCGGTTATTCGTCATTTTCATTTTCGGCACCGTGCTCTTTGTTCTCATCATTTCCATAGCCGCTCTCAAGGGCTATCATTTCACCGAGTCTGCCGAGTTTTGTGGAAAACTCTGCCACGCGGTAATGACGCCGGAATACAGCGCCTGGAGCACATCTCCCCATGCCCGGGTTCGTTGCGTGGATTGCCACATCGGACCGGGCGCAAAGTGGTATGTCAAGGCCAAAATTTCCGGATTGAAACAAATATATGCAGTACTGGCGCATACCTATTCTTCTCCTATAGAAACACCCGTCGCAAACCTCCGACCCGCGCGCGACATCTGCGAGCGCTGCCATTGGCCGGAAAAATTTTACTCAGGACGGCAAAGGATATTCTATCACTATGCTGCCGATGAAAAAAATACGCCTAGAGAAATCAATATGCTGATCAATATCGGCGGCACTCCCAAGACCCCGACCGCGGCGGGAATACACTGGCATATCAGCAGTGAAGTTTATTATTTTGCCAGGGACAATAAACGTCTTGACATCCCCTATGTCGCCGTCAAGGAGAAGAACGGCAGTCTAACCGAATACAGACAGGAGGATTCGCCTCTAACCAAGGAGGAGGAGCTCGCCAAAGGACAGAACCGTCTAATGGATTGCATTGATTGCCATAACCGTCCAACGCATATCTATCGTTCCCCCGGTCAGGAGATGGATGAAAACTTTGTCTCCAGCCATATCGACCCCTCACTGCCTTTCATTAAAAAAGTGTCGGTAGAGCTGCTAACAAAGCCTTACAAGACTAAAGATGAGGGAATGACAGCCATCGCCACCGGCATCGAAGAATACTACGCCAAGAATCACCCTAAACTGGCAGGTGAGAAAGCCGCTGCGATCAGACAAGCTGTTGAGCGCGTCCAGGATATTTATAACAGGAATTTCTTCCCGAATATGAAAGTGTCCTGGAATACATACCCCGATCATATCGGTCATTTCTACACGCCCGGTTGTTTCCGCTGTCACGATGGAAAGCACAAATCCGCCGAAGGCAAGGTAATTTCAAAAGATTGCGCCATCTGTCATACCGTTTTAGGGCAGAAACAGGAAAACATCCGACCGGGAACGAAGGTAAAAGAATTTATCCACCCGACGGATATCGGGGACAGTATGACAACAATGAATTGCAGCGACTGCCATTCTGCCGGCGGTGAAGACGTGCCCGGTGGCGGAGGCAAGGGCAAATAG
- the fdhD gene encoding formate dehydrogenase accessory sulfurtransferase FdhD, which yields MEKFEVIFIGTKEREIRAVGVTQEAPLTLEVNGKEMATLLCSPTDLENLVIGFLYNSGVITDAAAVESLIIDKELWKASIGIDPETLPGEFVFKRVYTSGCGKGIIFHNPLDVLQRDRLDSDFVIEGKRVFELMKMFLNFSEEHKSTRGVHSAAVASREGEMLIFRDDLGRHNAVDKVIGEALAQGLNFEDKWLLTSGRISSEITSKMLRCRIPLVVSSGAPTDQAVKIARDVGLGMATLAKGGGLNLYSCAERVS from the coding sequence ATGGAAAAATTTGAGGTTATATTCATTGGCACGAAGGAAAGAGAGATACGGGCAGTCGGGGTGACGCAGGAGGCGCCGCTCACGCTCGAGGTGAACGGCAAGGAAATGGCCACGCTCCTGTGTTCGCCAACGGATCTTGAAAATCTCGTGATCGGTTTTCTCTATAACTCCGGCGTAATAACTGATGCCGCCGCGGTCGAGTCGCTGATCATTGACAAAGAGCTCTGGAAGGCAAGCATCGGCATTGATCCGGAAACATTGCCGGGTGAGTTCGTTTTTAAAAGGGTCTATACCTCCGGCTGCGGGAAGGGCATTATCTTTCACAACCCCCTCGATGTGCTGCAGCGGGACAGGCTTGATTCCGATTTTGTGATTGAGGGGAAAAGGGTTTTTGAGCTTATGAAAATGTTCCTGAATTTCTCGGAGGAACATAAATCCACGCGGGGCGTGCACAGCGCTGCCGTGGCCTCCCGAGAGGGTGAGATGCTTATTTTTCGCGATGATCTGGGGAGACACAATGCTGTTGATAAGGTTATAGGCGAGGCGCTTGCGCAGGGGTTGAATTTTGAGGATAAGTGGCTGTTGACGAGCGGGCGAATCTCTTCGGAGATCACCTCCAAGATGCTGCGCTGTCGAATCCCCCTGGTGGTTTCTTCCGGCGCTCCCACCGATCAGGCGGTCAAGATTGCCCGGGATGTGGGACTCGGTATGGCAACCTTGGCAAAGGGAGGCGGGCTCAATTTATATAGTTGCGCAGAACGGGTGAGCTGA